One Alkalidesulfovibrio alkalitolerans DSM 16529 genomic region harbors:
- a CDS encoding glycosyltransferase: MKGMRIAHLIATNFYGGPERQIVMHAKRIEREGCLPLVISFQEKGRDNELLAAAAKAGVPVAALGARAPFHPGAVAELAGILRERRVNILATHGYKANVVGRLAAWFAGIPEIAVSRGWTGENARVRLYEKLDRLFLRLADRVVAVSDGQREKVLACGVHADKVSVIHNGIDLTTYPGPAAHGIRAELGIAADAVFVVSAGRLSPEKNHAGLIEAAGLVFEKRDDVRFAVFGEGFLRPELEHAIEQAGISDRFFLPGFRPDVRALLHEADIFVLPSHTEGLPNVILEAFACRKPVVATAVGGTPEVVRQGRDGWLVSPGDMPGLAEAVVALAASPERRREMGESGYEHVRTRFDYASQTARYLEMYADLAAANGHGVRGARA, encoded by the coding sequence ATGAAAGGCATGCGCATCGCCCACCTCATCGCCACCAACTTCTATGGTGGCCCCGAGCGCCAGATCGTCATGCACGCGAAGCGCATCGAGCGCGAGGGTTGTCTGCCCCTGGTCATCTCCTTCCAGGAGAAGGGCCGCGACAACGAGTTGCTCGCCGCGGCAGCCAAGGCCGGGGTGCCCGTGGCCGCGCTTGGTGCGCGCGCGCCGTTTCATCCGGGCGCGGTGGCTGAACTGGCGGGCATCTTGCGGGAGCGGCGGGTGAATATCCTGGCCACGCACGGCTACAAGGCCAACGTGGTCGGCCGTCTGGCCGCCTGGTTCGCGGGCATTCCCGAGATCGCGGTATCGCGGGGCTGGACAGGCGAGAACGCAAGGGTCCGGCTTTACGAAAAGCTCGACCGCTTGTTTCTGCGCCTTGCCGACCGGGTCGTTGCCGTGTCCGATGGGCAGCGTGAGAAGGTGCTGGCCTGCGGCGTGCACGCCGACAAGGTGAGCGTCATTCACAACGGCATCGACCTGACGACCTATCCTGGCCCGGCCGCGCACGGCATCCGGGCTGAACTGGGCATCGCGGCCGATGCGGTGTTCGTGGTCTCGGCCGGACGGCTGAGCCCCGAGAAGAACCACGCCGGGCTCATCGAGGCGGCGGGGCTGGTGTTCGAAAAACGCGACGACGTGCGCTTCGCGGTCTTTGGCGAAGGATTTCTCAGGCCCGAGCTCGAACACGCCATCGAGCAGGCCGGGATTTCAGACCGGTTCTTCCTGCCCGGATTTCGGCCCGACGTGCGCGCGCTTCTGCACGAGGCGGACATCTTCGTCCTGCCGTCGCACACCGAAGGGCTGCCCAACGTGATTCTCGAGGCCTTCGCCTGCAGGAAGCCCGTGGTGGCCACGGCCGTGGGCGGCACGCCCGAGGTGGTGCGCCAGGGGCGGGACGGCTGGCTCGTTTCGCCCGGCGACATGCCGGGGCTGGCCGAGGCCGTCGTGGCGCTGGCCGCGTCGCCCGAACGACGTCGTGAGATGGGCGAGAGCGGATACGAGCACGTCCGCACACGATTCGACTATGCAAGTCAGACCGCGCGGTATCTGGAGATGTACGCGGACCTTGCGGCCGCGAACGGCCACGGCGTGAGGGGAGCGAGGGCATGA
- a CDS encoding glycosyltransferase family 2 protein, with the protein MTSDRSEARALPFITVVMPVRNEARFIRETIESLLGQDYPADRFEIIVADGHSDDGTREIVCRIAREHPQVRLLDNPGRRSSAGRNVGFREGRGDVFVVVDGHCHIPDASFLSHLAECFARSGADCLGRPQPLDPPGLTPFQEAVALARAARLGHGGDSLIYGDFEGYASPVSNGAAYARTVFDRVGYVNERFDACEDVEFNYRVEKAGLTSYTSPKLTVRYYPRESLGGLLRQMRRYGRGRVRFYRSHPEAMSLTAVVPACFTAGVFAAAFLAVCSLALGGLPLALHAPLVLLSGLLALYAALTILATASICARHGLGHALRLPAIFLAIHGGLGLGMWEEALSPERAPAQGASEEVRT; encoded by the coding sequence ATGACGAGCGATCGCAGCGAAGCCCGCGCGCTTCCCTTCATCACCGTGGTCATGCCGGTCAGGAACGAGGCCCGCTTTATCCGCGAGACCATCGAAAGCCTTCTCGGTCAGGACTATCCGGCGGATCGTTTCGAGATCATCGTGGCCGACGGTCATTCCGACGACGGCACCAGGGAGATCGTGTGCCGGATCGCTCGCGAGCATCCCCAGGTGCGGCTGTTGGACAACCCCGGCAGACGGTCGAGCGCGGGACGCAATGTGGGCTTTCGGGAGGGGCGCGGCGACGTCTTCGTGGTCGTGGACGGGCACTGCCACATCCCCGACGCCTCGTTCCTCAGCCATCTGGCCGAGTGCTTCGCGCGCAGCGGAGCGGATTGCCTGGGCAGGCCGCAGCCGCTCGACCCGCCGGGGCTGACCCCCTTTCAGGAGGCCGTGGCCCTGGCCCGCGCCGCGCGCCTGGGGCACGGCGGCGATTCCCTGATCTACGGCGACTTCGAGGGCTACGCCAGCCCCGTGAGCAACGGCGCGGCCTACGCCCGCACGGTCTTCGACCGGGTGGGCTACGTGAACGAGCGTTTCGACGCCTGCGAGGACGTGGAGTTCAACTACCGCGTGGAAAAGGCCGGACTGACCAGCTATACGAGCCCCAAACTCACGGTGCGCTACTACCCGCGCGAATCCCTGGGCGGGCTTTTGCGCCAGATGCGGCGCTACGGCCGCGGCCGGGTCCGCTTCTACCGCTCCCATCCCGAGGCCATGAGCCTCACCGCCGTGGTTCCGGCCTGCTTCACGGCCGGAGTTTTCGCGGCCGCGTTTTTGGCCGTCTGCTCGCTGGCTCTGGGCGGACTGCCCCTGGCGCTTCACGCGCCGCTCGTCCTGCTCTCGGGGCTGCTCGCGCTGTATGCCGCGCTTACGATCTTGGCCACCGCCTCCATCTGCGCCCGGCACGGCCTTGGACACGCGCTTCGCCTGCCCGCGATCTTTCTGGCCATCCACGGCGGCCTGGGGCTGGGGATGTGGGAAGAGGCGCTTTCGCCCGAGCGCGCGCCCGCGCAGGGTGCCTCGGAGGAAGTGCGGACATGA
- a CDS encoding glycosyltransferase, with protein MSAPKRIAFLIDAIASPSAGTERQLLMLIEGLDRREFEPWLCVLKGSPWLSKSFDLCPVRVLDIESFKSPGAWMNVLRFSGWLRRERIDALQVHFRDSSLAGIVAARLARTPAVIAMRKNQGYWMNSAELRLQRFLNRFVDVFVANSEATRDWARRVEGILPERLRVIHNGFFGETRKAGDEAARRRARQTLDLPLDAPVAGIVANLRPVKRLDVFLRAAARVREALPSARFVIIGEGEERERLQTLVRSLGLNGEVRFTGRRMDVPDLLPAFDVGVLSSDSESFSNSVVEYMAAGLPVAATDVGGCHEALAGGAGGILVAPGDAEALGRAMVEMLSDEHRASHARAAHPRRVAEAFSRDRYLAAYAALYNELLKSTGRRASCS; from the coding sequence ATGAGCGCGCCCAAGAGGATCGCCTTTCTCATCGACGCCATCGCCTCGCCCTCTGCCGGGACCGAGCGGCAACTGCTCATGCTCATCGAGGGGCTTGACCGGCGCGAATTTGAGCCGTGGCTGTGCGTGCTCAAGGGCTCGCCCTGGCTCAGCAAGAGCTTCGACCTGTGCCCCGTGCGCGTCCTGGACATCGAATCCTTCAAGAGTCCGGGGGCCTGGATGAACGTGCTGCGCTTCTCGGGTTGGCTCAGGCGCGAACGCATCGACGCGCTTCAAGTGCACTTCAGGGATTCGTCGCTGGCGGGCATCGTGGCCGCCAGGCTTGCTCGCACCCCGGCCGTGATCGCCATGCGCAAGAACCAGGGCTACTGGATGAACAGCGCGGAGCTTCGCTTGCAGCGTTTTTTGAACCGCTTCGTGGACGTCTTCGTGGCCAATTCGGAGGCCACGCGGGACTGGGCGCGGCGGGTGGAGGGCATCTTGCCCGAACGGTTGCGCGTGATCCACAACGGCTTCTTCGGAGAAACGCGCAAGGCGGGGGACGAGGCGGCGCGGCGGCGCGCGCGCCAGACGCTCGACCTGCCCCTGGATGCGCCCGTGGCGGGCATCGTGGCCAACCTGCGGCCGGTCAAGCGGTTGGACGTCTTTCTACGCGCCGCGGCCAGGGTGCGCGAGGCGCTGCCTTCGGCTCGCTTCGTGATCATCGGCGAGGGCGAGGAGCGCGAGCGTCTGCAAACGCTTGTCCGGTCGCTCGGTCTGAACGGGGAAGTACGCTTCACGGGGCGCAGGATGGATGTGCCCGACCTGCTCCCGGCCTTCGATGTGGGGGTGCTCAGCTCCGATTCCGAAAGCTTTTCCAACTCGGTCGTCGAATACATGGCGGCCGGGCTCCCGGTGGCGGCCACGGACGTGGGCGGCTGCCACGAGGCGTTGGCCGGGGGGGCAGGCGGCATCCTCGTCGCGCCCGGCGACGCCGAGGCCCTTGGCCGGGCCATGGTCGAGATGCTTAGTGACGAACACCGCGCATCCCACGCGCGCGCGGCTCACCCAAGGCGGGTGGCCGAGGCGTTTTCAAGGGACAGGTATCTTGCGGCTTATGCCGCGCTCTACAACGAACTGCTCAAGTCAACAGGGAGGAGGGCTTCATGCTCCTGA